The sequence agggtagaagaggccttgctagatccggactgggtgttggccatgcaggaggagctcaacaatttcaagagaaatgaagtttggacattggtgccacgtcccaagcaaaacattgtgggaaccaagtgggtgttctgcaacaaacaggacgagcacggggtggtgacaaggaacaaggcacgacttgtggcaaaaggttaagcccaagtcgcaggtttggactttgaggagacttttgctcctgtggctaggctagagtcaattcacatattgttagcctatgccgctcaccattctttcaggttgttccaaatggatgtgaagagcgctttcctcaacgggccaatcaaggaggaggtgtacgtagagcaaccccctggctttgaggatgaacggtaccccaaccacgtgtgtaagctctctaaggcgctctatggacttaagtaagccccaagagcatggtatgaatgccttagagactttttaattgctaatgctgtcaaggttgggaaagccgatccaactttattcactaagacttgtgatggtgacttatttgtgtgccaaatttatgtcgatgacataatatttggttctactaaccaaaagtcttgtgaagagtttagcagggtgatgactcaaaagtttgaaatgtcgatgatgggcgagctaaactacttccttgggttccaagtgaagcaactcaaggacgacactttcatctcccaaacgaagtacacgcaagacttgatcaagcggtttgggatgaaggatgccaagcccgcaaagactccaatgggaactgacggacacgtcgacctcaacaaaggaggtaagtctattgatcaaaaagcataccggtctatgataggttccttgctttacttatgtgctagtagaccggatattatgcttagtgtatgcatgtgtgctagatttcaatccgatcaaaGGGAGTgtaacttagtggccgtgaagcgaattcttagatatttagtcgctacgccttgcttcgggatctggtatccaaaggggtctacctttgacttgattggatattcagactccgattatgctggatgcaaggtcgataggaagagtacatcagggacgtgccaattcctaggaaggtccctggtgtcttggagttctaagaaacaaactttcgttgccctatccaccgctgaggccgagtatgttgccgcaggacagtgttgcgcgcaactactttggatgaggaaaaccctccgatactttggctacaatctgagcaaagtcccactcctatgtgataatgagagtgctatccgcatggcggataatcctgtcgaacacagccgcacaaagcacatagacatccgacatcactttttgagagaccaccagcaaaagggagatatcgaagtgttttatgttaccaccgagaaccagctagccgatatctttaccaaacctttagatgagaagaccttttgcaggctgcgtagtgagctaaatgtcctagattcgcgtaacttggattgatgtatagcatacatgtgttttatgccttcgatcatgttcctttatgctttttgttgcttaattatggtgatcaagttgtacaaagcaatccccggacctcaaaagtccatgtgtgagtgatgcacatatttagggggagatgtgctacaacttgatcctttgagactaaccatgtgcttgagttttcttaaattagtctcaaaggtgtattgaaagggaaaggtggacttggaccataaaagacttccactgcactctgatgagagggtaactcactccaagttcatctccatgtctcttattgcctttttgctcttagttgacaattttggtgaggcaatgaggttaaaagggccaaaaatgatcccgttttggtgcttgatgccaaagggggagaaattaaggccaaagcaaatggatcagctaccacttgagaattttgaaaatagtagagttagaacttttgttttgtcaaaatactctaagtgtctctttttgtcaaaagttggtctcttatggggagaatgtttgattatggaaaaagggggagtttttgaatctttgatcaatttctcttgggtacctttctctatgcctcaacaagtgaatttgacttagagataggaaattgagtttgatttgcaaaaacaaaccaagcggtggcaaagaatgatccaaatatgccaaatttgaatcaaaacaaattcttgttctcatttgcattgatgttgcacttctatatgttgctttttgttgtgttggcataaatcaccaaacagggcgagattgaaagggaaatgtgccctggggccatttctaagtattttggtgattaagtgtccaacacaaatggttatgtgttaaactatgccaaatggtggacaaagtgcaaatcaatacaaaggtatgattctagacttagtacattggtttttgtgtactaacatattggtctaagtgctagaatcagcaaaaagacaaatggaaaagacttggctcgagcagccaagactctgctcagtctgggtgcaccggacagtgtccggtgcgccaggctagctctggtgaaaaggccgctctcgggaattgaacGGCGACGTATGACTATAaatcacctgactgtccggtgagccaacggtcggccgcgcaatccacgcgtgacgcgtggccgtgccaacggtctgatgggggcaccggactgtccggtgtgcaccggacagtgtccggtgcgccaacggctccaaatcatcaacggtcggctgcgccagaacaggaaagaaatctgcaccggacggtgtctggtggtgcaccggactgtccggtgcaccagtcgacagaaggccagatttgccttcctggattgctctcaacggctcctagctgccttggggctataaaagggacccctaggcgcatggaggagcacactaagcatactctaagcattcttgatcattcacattccatctttgcgcactcgattggcattcttagtgatttgagctccgtgttagtggtgaaccttgtgttattcatttgagctcaagtcttggctgtgtgtgcgtattgctgtggatttgtgtgttgctcctcccactcttacatctgtgcttctttgtgataatctcattgtaagggcgagagactccaagttgtggagattcctcgcaaacgggaaaaagtaaaagaaaaggaacaccgtggtattcaagttgatcattggatcacttgaaaggagttgagtgcaactctcgtccattgggacgccacaacgtggactaggcaagttttgtacttggccgaaccacgggataaatctctgtgtctcttgtgcctgttctcactgtgtcatttgtggttcacaagatctctccttagccacttgattttattgtgctaacacttaatcaagtttgtggctttaagtttcaagtttttacaggatcacctattcgcccccctctaggtgctctcagtttggTGAACCAAAAAAACCTGGTACTACCAGACTCTTTTGGAAACAATAGATTCTATAAATTCCCTTGTTTCCAAAATATGAACTCTATAGCCAAATGTAAGTCACCGACTCTTGTGATCATATAATATAACTAATTGATAGAACTCTAATGTATAGaggccatttcagattgtatcctCTCCGGCCATATTTACCTGATCAATatgtcaataggcaaaaacttgtggtgccccctaGCCCTAATAAAAACGGATTGGGCCAATAATACGGATTTATCGACATACCAGACCGCACTTGAGTAGGGAAACACATCGACGATGAATAGACTAGAAAGCACCATGACATCCATAGAGGAGAATGACCAGACGATCTTATTTGCACTACTTTTTGGGCTGGTTTAGTCGGCCCTTGCTTTTGTACATATCATTTTTTACTTTGTTCGTTTTATTGTCCGGTCGTGTGGAACaaccttcttcatatatttagcaAGAAGCTGATCAAAACTAGGGCTGGCTCTACTGAGTCGGCCATGCATCTTAGAAGTGTTTTGCTTCTGAGTACCTATTTTAGGACACTGTGGTCTGACAGACTGAGGTCGTTGCTGCTTCTGGTTGTCTGTGGACCGTTCAGCCTTCATAATCTGGATGGTCTATGCCTTATCCGAACTGTCCGGCCTTAGTGACCGGACCGTCTAGCGTTCACAGGACATGTGACCGTGATCGAGTGTCCGGTCGTGCTTGCCCCTGACGCCTTCAGTCTTATTAGCCTTTGTATTGTCTAGAGCTTTCCGAGTAAACACTCTGCATGATAGATTTGGCATGTGAGGGTCACTAGTGTTAATATTttacctttgcctttatcggccgcaCATGGCCGAACCAAGACTTTTTTGCTCTTCGGCTCTAATGTGCTACCAGGGACATGTGGTCTGTCAATATTCATTTCTTGAAATCTCAACTGACCTTCATATATAGTTGATTGCTTTTGTCGAcggacacattacaatcattggtgttatgaagaaaggagccatgccatttaCAATACTCACACCTTTTCAACTCTTCTATCACAGGAATTGCATGCGACAATTTAATGTTACCATTcttaagtaactcatcaaatgTTTCATCACATTTAGCAACATTAAATGTGAGCTTAACTTTCCCCTTTTGTGCCGAGTGTTGGTGAGAGTGAGCAGAAGATTTGGCTTCAACGACACATAACTTTTTTTGGCTCATCCCATGAGCTATTATTGTCGAGATATTCATCTCAGGGCTTAGGTGGCCGGCTATCTTTATGCTGACCTTCTACACTAGGACAATCATGGGTGACTTTCGGTATTTCGAACAATCCGACCTATGTGGTCGGACGGTGCCGAGCATCGGCTACGAGCCTTTTGGTGGGCCCTGTGTGACTATGAACAATTTGACGTAAGTAGGGATGAAAATGAACAGGAATTATACTGTCCCGTCCCGTTCCGTATTCCCATTTAGAACCGTCCGTTTTTGTTTTATCGGGAAAATGTGAAAATGGTAAGGAAACCGGGATAGGTATATCCGGGAACGGGACCGAAAACGGTTTGAGGTGTTAGCCGCCCGTATTTATGGTATCCCATATTCTACCGGGAATTTCCCGTTTTATCCCGTGAGCGTCAAAGCCCATGAGCCATTAATTCTTGGCCCATAGCCCAGGTAGGGAATTTCATGTGCATTGTCCGGCTATCCCTGAGACCGTAACCCTAACATACCTAATCAACAATAGGAGACGAACAAACTTTGGCTTTGGGTGTGCGGCGGGCGGCGGCACCGTGGCAGTTGGCATTGTGGTCTGTAGACTGCAGCAGCCGGTAGGACTCTGCGTCTCCTCCCGTCCTTCGGTTCTGCCTGCGGCGGACAGATCTGCTGCTCGACTTCTCCGGTTGTCCCTGTGGCGGATGGCACATCGGCAAGCCAGGCAGCCAGCTCGTCAGCTCTAAATCAGGTATATTGCCAATACGATGTGTGTGCAGCGGCTTGCTTCTGCCACCTTCCATCTGCTTTCTCCCCATTCTGATAGATAGACATCTACTAGCTACCTGCGCAGATGAATCATGTGCTCATATATTCAGTTGGCCACCATTATTGGTGGCTTTGTATACCTACGAATAGCTTAATTAAAATGCCCATAGCTGAATTGGTTTTGTCGGACAATTATTGGTGCTTAATTAAAATGCCCATATATTCAGCTTAATCATGTGGCTTTGTATACCTACGAACAGCTTAATTTAAAAGGTGGCCACCATTATTGGTGCTCATATATTCAGCTGGCCACCATTAAAATGCCCATAGCTACCTGCGCAGATGAATCATGTGCACTCGCCTAGTAGTTGTCTGTTGTGATTGACTGGTAATTGGTAAAGTGGTAAATTGTTTTTGTGATTGATAAATTGTTCTGTCCTATCACACAGAAATATATTTTTTGTTGCTCACTGAGTCACTGCTCGTTTTCTCCAGTTAGGAAATATTGATTATGATCCGTGACGATGTCAAACAGTGGAGGCAAGGGATGTCGTCCCCGTGCCAAATCCATGCCACCCAAGAAGCAACTAGGTATTTCTAGTTTCTTGCCTGAACCTCCATCGCTGCCATCTTCTTGGAAAGATAGCACCAGTGGTGCCAATTTCATTTCAGGTACTGGTTGGTAGTGACACTAAACTATTACTGGTTTACTTGTTTGTATTTGCAAACAAATTCATACAATGTATTGTTTTTTGATTTTTCAGGGACAAAGAGGACATTATGTGCAAGAGACAGTCAGGGGATTCCAGGGTCTTCGTCTGTAGGAGCAAAGAGTGTTACTGCTGGTGATGCTACTGCTCGTTTACCACTTGAACCAGGGATTGATGGTACTAGCACACAGGTAATAGCGCCTGCTATTGGTATTGTGAGTATCGATGATGACAAGGAGGACGATGAGGGACATGTAGGTGGTAACAATAAAAAAAGACACAAAAAATGTTTTCTTTGACTTTGGACAATGCATCTAGCAACTTAGTGGCAGTCAACGATATTATTGATGACCTTAGAGAGAATGGGACTGCTTTGGTTTGCGATGGCATTTTTTCCATATTAGATGTGCATGCCATGTACTTAACTTGGTTGCTAGAGATGGGATGGCTGTCATTTCGAAAGCACTACAAAAAATTAAAGCATTGGTCCTCACTGTTAAGGGTTCTCCCTTACAATGGGAGGAACTCATGAAACGTGCTACCAAATGTGGTTTAGATACATCGAAGGGCATACAACTTGACGTTTCAACTAGGTGGAATTCAACCTATTTGATGCTTAGGGATGCCTTGCACTACAAAGCAGCTTTCATTAGGCTAAAAACAGCAAACCGTCAAAAGTATAACAACATTTTTCCTTCTGATAGTGAATGGGGCATGGCTGCAAAAGTTTTCCAGTGCTTGCAAAATTTTTATGATCTTACCGAGTTACTGTCCGGAACTTTATATCCAACTGCAAATCTATTGTATAGAGatgtcgacgtttcgaccccggggggtccctggaccgacgagtaaattgtcgccgcgtgtcccagcccagatgggtcggcgcgagacggagcacgaaggggggaagaaaaaggagacaagcaaaaggggaaacccgtggccttcgtgttgtccagcgcccaggtcgggtgcgcttgcagtagggggttacaagcgtccacgtgggagagagcgagagactttacgcgtcgtcccgttctcccgcgcggccaaccctctcgtacgagagccctggaccttccttttataggcgtaaggagagggtccaggtgtacaatggggggagtagcgttgtgctaacgtgtctagcagagaggagctagagccctaagtacatgccgtcgtggcagccggagaggttttggcaccctgttcatgtgatgtcgtggccatcggaagagcgctggagccttgtggaaggacagctgttggggctgttgagtccttgctgacgtctccttgcttccgtaaggggctgagagccaccgtcgtcatggagcacgcggggcaccatcattatttgtaaaccggggcgagccagatgggacgccggtcttgttccccgtagcctgagctagctaggggtagggtaatgatggcccccctgtgacgtggtcggtccgagccctgggtcgggcgaggcggaggctcctccgaggtcgaggtcgagtctgtcttccgaggtcgaggtcgagtccgagccccgggtcgggcgaggcggagaccgtcgtccgaggccaaggctgagtccgaaccctggggtcgggcgaggcggagtttgtcgtcttccggagccgaggctgagtccgagccctagggtcaggcgaggcggagttcgtcgtcttccggagccgaggctgagtccgagccctggggtcgggcgaggtggagttcgtcgtcttccggagccgaggctgagtccgagccctggggtcgggcgaggcggagttcgtcgtcttccggagccgaggctgtgcccgagccctggggtcgggcaaggcggagcttcctatggcgcccgaggccggtcttggctgctgtcagcctcactctgtcgagtggcacagcagtcggagcgacgcaagcggcgctgtcttcttgtcaggtcggtcagtggagcggcgaagtgactgcggtcacttcggctctgtcgactggagcgcgcgtcaggataaggtgtcaggcgatccttgcattaaatgctcctgcgatacggtcggtcggcgtggcgatctgacCAAGGtttcttctcggcgaagactgagcctcgggcgagccgaaggtgtgtccgttgcttgagggggccctcgggcgagacgtgaatcctccggggtcggctgcccttgcccaaagctgggctcgggcgaggtgagatcgtgtcccttgagtggactgagccttgacttaatcgcacccatcaggcctttgcagctttgtgctgatgggggttaccagctgagattaggagtcttgggggtacccctaattatggtccccgacagtagcccccgagcctcgaagggagtgttaatactcgcttggaggcttttgtcgcacttttttgcaaggggaccgacctttctcggttgcgtttcattccggtgggtgcgcgcgagcgcacccttcgggtgtagcccccgaggcctcggaggagtggtttgactccttcgaggtcttagcgcgtttcgtgatgcttcagccggtctggttgttccctcatgcgaactggccgtagcccgggtgcatagtcgggtcccaagttctcgggctggtatgttgacgctgtcaacggtttgaccggagccgggtttgcgagagcagcccccgagcctccgcacagagcaacaggacggtcaaggacagactcggcttttttacatacgcccctgcgtcgcctttccgcaaggaggagggggggaaagcgccatgtttccctcggaggacgccgaacatg is a genomic window of Zea mays cultivar B73 chromosome 5, Zm-B73-REFERENCE-NAM-5.0, whole genome shotgun sequence containing:
- the LOC103626025 gene encoding uncharacterized protein, which codes for MSNSGGKGCRPRAKSMPPKKQLGISSFLPEPPSLPSSWKDSTSGANFISGTKRTLCARDSQGIPGSSSVGAKSVTAGDATARLPLEPGIDGTSTQPCMDFEEQDADSDPDVMNDYGEL